Below is a window of Deltaproteobacteria bacterium DNA.
ACCGCCTGCCACCTGAGATGCGCAATGTGCGGTGTTTACACCCAGATACGGAACGAGGCGGAGAAGCGTTTCTTCCTTTCGAACGGCTTTGCCCTTTGTGAAAACTGCAAGAAGGAATACGAGGACTTCAAGGCCCTCTCAGGGAAAGAGACCCCTTCGGATGTCCACTGGCACAACAAGGAGTGGTTCCGCATGTGGTCGGCCTGGATCGAATACAGGAAGGCCCTTAGGGCCTTCCTGGAGTCGCCCGAATTCAAGCGGCTCCTTGAAGAACTCAATCAATAAAGACAATGGAGGACATCCATGTTTGGTATCGGAATGCCCGAACTCATCGTTGTCCTGATTATTGTCCTGATCATCTTCGGGGCGGGGAAGCTCCCTGAGATAGGAAGCGGGATCGGCAAGGGAATCCGAAATTTCAAAAAGGCCACCCAGGAAAAGCACGAAGAACTCTCATCACCCCAGGAAGAAAAGGAAAATAAGGAGGCGAATGACGAGACTTAGCCGCCAAGTAAAAGGCGGCCACCCTCTCGCAATCGGCGTATTCCCCGAGCGGCCGCCGGTGGAAACCGCTGATCCTCTCCTTTAAAAGGGAATATCGTCTTCTGGAATGGAGACGGGTTCCTCTTCCTGAAGCGGCCCTTCCTTGGGACGCGTCTCCCCGCCCTTTACAGGTGAGCCGAGCATCTGCATATTCTGGGCAACGATTTCCGTGGTATACCGTTTATTGCCCTCACGATCCTCCCAGGCCCTGGTCTGCAATCTCCCTTCGATATACACCTGGCTTCCCTTGCGGAGGTACTCGCCGCAGATCTCCCCAAGGCGGGCCCATGCCACTATCCTGTGCCATTCGGTACGCTCACTCTTCTCGCCGTCTTTTCCCGTCCATTGCTCACTGGTGGCCAGGTTGAAAGTAGCGACGGGTCTTCCGCTGGCCGTATACCGAAGCTCCGGGTCTGCACCCAGGTTTCCGATGAGTATGACCTTGTTCACGCTCGCCATGAAATGTCCTCCTTAATATTGGAAATTGGGCCGTATCCTTTCTTTGTGGGGCCTGCGTTAAAGTAGCACAGGGGAATTCTACAGATCAAGTTCCTTGGTTATTTCCGTATTGACGGATGAATAAATAACATTTAAGCTGTTGTAAATTCAGCTTAAAATTCAACTTATTTTATGTCGCGATCAAGCTCGACAATCAAGGATATCGCATGCTGAAGCTGGTACCCCTGGGCGGATTAGGCGAAATCGGCCTGAACATGATGGTGTTGGAGCACGGCCAATCCATGGTCGTCATCGATGCGGGGCTGATGTTTCCCGAAGAGTACATGCCTGGGGTGGATATCGTCATCCCTGATGTGCAATATCTCAGGGACAACAGGGACAAACTCCATTCCTTTATCCTTACCCACGGACACGAGGATCATATCGGTGCCCTTCCCTTCTTCCTGAAAGATTTCAACTTACCGGTTTACGGAACACGCTTCACGCTGAAACTCGTGGAAGAAAAGCTGAGGGAGCACAAACTCCTGGAGGAGGCTGATCTCAGGATCATCCAGGCGGGAAGCGTAGTCCGCCTCGGGCCCTTCACCGTGGAGTTCATCCGGGTCAACCACAGTATCGTGGACGGGGTGGGGCTGGCCGTCGACACACCGGAAGGCGTCATCGTTCACTCCGGGGATTTCAAAATAGACCAAACCCCGGTGGACGGCCAGCGTACGGATCTTGTCCGTTTCGCCCATTACGGAGAGCGCAATGTTTTGGCGCTGCTCTCCGATTCCACCAATGTGGAAAAGGAAGGCTTTACCCTGAGCGAGAGCAACGTCAAGAATACCTTAGAAAGCCTGTTTCAGGCCTGCCGCGGGCGATTGATCGTGGCCGTATTTGCCTCCAACATCACCCGAATTCAACAGGTCATCGATCTGGCCGTCAAATTCAACCGAAAGGTCCTCTTCAGCGGGAAAAGCATGAAGACGAACGTCCGCCTCGCCAAAGAAGAAGG
It encodes the following:
- a CDS encoding twin-arginine translocase TatA/TatE family subunit; amino-acid sequence: MFGIGMPELIVVLIIVLIIFGAGKLPEIGSGIGKGIRNFKKATQEKHEELSSPQEEKENKEANDET
- a CDS encoding single-stranded DNA-binding protein → MASVNKVILIGNLGADPELRYTASGRPVATFNLATSEQWTGKDGEKSERTEWHRIVAWARLGEICGEYLRKGSQVYIEGRLQTRAWEDREGNKRYTTEIVAQNMQMLGSPVKGGETRPKEGPLQEEEPVSIPEDDIPF